The DNA region ATCCAACCTCATTATCCTTTCCAAATCTTCTAAAGATAATTGGTAAGGAAGAGAAGTTTCCAATAAATTCCAACCATTATCTACCCCTTGTTCGCCTAAATCATTGGTTCTTACACCAATTATCTCTCCTGAAATATCACTTAGATGATAGGTAGGAGCAGCGTCCCTCTTTTGACCTTCTTCATAAAGTCTTTTAAAGAAATCTTGAGAAACCCTGTGTGGCTGACCATTAGTTAAATTTGTAACTGGTTTTTCTATTTCAGCTCCATATGTTATTTTTTCCATATTTTATCTATTTAATCCCGATGGATTGTTTGAATTTTGATAACTAATAACAACTTCTTCAGGAATTGTTCTTTCATCGAAAGAAGCCACATTACCATTTCCATCTAATACAACTCCGTTTATAATTTCACTAATGCCTCTACAAACTGCCTCGGTAATATTTCTAATTGTTGATGGAGATTCAAGAAGCATTGGTTGAAAGCGCACCGTGGCTGGTAAAGCCCCAACCAAAATTCCATATTTAATAAAAAGATGCCATTGAATTAACTCCATTAATTCTCTTGATCCTGTTTCGATACCTCTGTTCATTCTTAACCCACGTAAATTTAATCCATATTGGGTAGCCACCTCATCAATTATCTGTGCGTTCTTATCAATAATTTCTTGAATTCTTGGGTCAGTAACGAATTTTGCTACAACAACTGCTCTTAATAAGCCACCATTACCAGAATTTGTGGTAATCATAGATAGAGGATAAGCCTTTTCAGCAATTTGTTTTGGAATAATCATAAAACCAAAGGGTTGTCCATTTGAGGAAGATTTAGCAGTTGTTAAGACTAAGTAGGGATAATTTTGAAGTTCTGGTAAATGTTCTATACCCCAAAAATTGCCGGTTCTGCCTGTGCCTTGTTGAACTGTATCTACTATTATTGGTAAGGGATGTCCATTAGCTCCTTGTTTTAATATTTTAATAAGTTCTTTTATTAATTGAGGATCTACTGGTACAATTCCAGCATCACCCACAATTGGTTCTAAAAAAATACCCGCTGCTTCTCCCCTTGCTATTTTTTCTTCAACAATCTTAAGAAACCAATCTCGATTTTCCGCAGTTGGTAAAGGCAGACACCGATCAACCCACCGGGTTCCTCTTTTTTCTGCTTGGCTGGCTACGCCAAAACCGGTTCCTTCTTTTGCTGTTCCCAATCCTCCACACCAGGTCCCATCAATTTGTAAAACTTTTGGCAGTTTGCCAGGAAATACGCTTTCTCCGTAGGCGCAGACTGCCTCAATTGCTGCAGAATTAACTGCCGTTCCCGAGCTTTCAGTAAAAATATATACCTCTGTTGGATTAGGATATAAAGAGGATAAAACCTCAGCGCCAGTAATCTGATGTAAGCCTGGATGATAAGGAAGACAAAAATTATCACCAATTCCCATTTGAGAGGCAATCGTTCCCACAATACTAGCATAAGGAAATTCTGCCCCTAAGTTTAAAGAAGTAGCCGAG from candidate division WOR-3 bacterium includes:
- a CDS encoding aminotransferase class III-fold pyridoxal phosphate-dependent enzyme; protein product: MERNFFIKIRERNLKNPELAHHVRTIQAVGRETLDWFFDLFPDLRSANPLDRNLSEAQLAYLERLYFGALRLSQILSEQAIREGRINPRRSVWFNPEMQALINRAREVFTPQTLVWQLDGIGLLRQRGGLKEVYAAGGKGWKSQFDGVFHDVLGSATSLNLGAEFPYASIVGTIASQMGIGDNFCLPYHPGLHQITGAEVLSSLYPNPTEVYIFTESSGTAVNSAAIEAVCAYGESVFPGKLPKVLQIDGTWCGGLGTAKEGTGFGVASQAEKRGTRWVDRCLPLPTAENRDWFLKIVEEKIARGEAAGIFLEPIVGDAGIVPVDPQLIKELIKILKQGANGHPLPIIVDTVQQGTGRTGNFWGIEHLPELQNYPYLVLTTAKSSSNGQPFGFMIIPKQIAEKAYPLSMITTNSGNGGLLRAVVVAKFVTDPRIQEIIDKNAQIIDEVATQYGLNLRGLRMNRGIETGSRELMELIQWHLFIKYGILVGALPATVRFQPMLLESPSTIRNITEAVCRGISEIINGVVLDGNGNVASFDERTIPEEVVISYQNSNNPSGLNR